A window from Pangasianodon hypophthalmus isolate fPanHyp1 chromosome 16, fPanHyp1.pri, whole genome shotgun sequence encodes these proteins:
- the si:dkey-151g10.3 gene encoding uncharacterized protein si:dkey-151g10.3 isoform X4, giving the protein MATDPGEPTSTEESSGEKPDGERDEENEWTGHQSASQRECRTTERAARHEEASGAKAAEVGREEGEVGEAREQASQPKRENKRFFRKSVELCEKDELVEEEEGLHSVPHPELHASDSVFSAGTQHVPTDGAHGGGLDLEKGAPSVPRLKGKERESEQEEEAEMKAVATSPGGRFLKFDIELGRGAFKTVYKGLDTETWVEVAWCELQDGKLTKAEQQRFKEEAEMLKGLQHPNIVRFYDFWESTLRGKKCIVLVTELMTSGTLKTYLKRFKVMKPKVLRSWCRQILKGLHFLHTRTPPIVHRDLKCDNIFITGPTGSVKIGDLGLATLMRTSFAKSVIGTPEFMAPEMYEEHYDESVDVYAFGMCMLEMATSEYPYSECQNAAQIYRKVTSGIKPASFDKVNDPEIKEIIEGCIRQNRGERLSIKDLLNHAFFGEDTGVRVELAEEDTGTQDCLALRIWVEEPKKLKGKHKDNEAIEFSYNLENDSAEEVALEMVKSGFFHESDAKVVGKSIRDRITQIKKSRATRQRRALEERRDSGLASASLTTSFISFPSSLGPGAPAVPTAASVGVTGGHREGEDLPEVEQNSRQQIPISNAQGPIETDNLSAISGESFAGTQSQPYSSAGDSGISFANTQSSYPTGTSSLSPYPTDITQTALPRPGEAVTSHASLVQTQSYLTPISPQASIGILSAEPIGSSLSNLMPQTKQTQHNVPPLPQTEILPQQTVVQTQQIVLDLQTTLLQQQPPPPPPSQQQAVALQQMEQGILMQQPPTSAGIPPQQIENPQLVLQEQQLQSSVTQQQYIPHHQQQILVHPQQIDPQQQVYTQQAVGIPKPQQSVLQQQVQQKASIQQHSIEHQQQEPQLLLQQHHQQLYVPSQAEPQKSAMMQSTPQQLPLAEQQQAVHGIQQFEQQKPHKIYSQQQQIEQQEIHIQKQQQNSAVTQQNPQLLQQVQQQQAILQQAEEQQQRQTLLQQHLEQQDALLLQQQILLHQQQFERQSLLQQNQPQLEQMSMLIPQQQTEQQPQHVEQEALLQKQMEQQQKQAFLQQQQQQVQLLQQQQQLEQKQVLLQKQHQMDHQQGLQQQQHFEQQQQSILRHISQSPLTQSQMQQQSEQQAFQPQIDQQQHMLVQQQRELQMQQQTLVQHQQQNTEPQQALPKRHQEKEQQALFLQEQHLDQQAVALETVQQQQHALIEQHDQQQRQQQAVFLQQQQLSQQVPIRQHHSGQQQTVSLESIQQQQGLLSQQQDQQLQQQALFLQQSSQQVALGQNHSGQQQAVTLETVQQQVLFKQQQDQQHLQQQALFVQQQQRQSNQHVAPGKHHSGQQQAVAFEIVQQQKQNLPKQQHDQQHALFLQQRQQLDQQVAPGQQHSRQQQAIGLETVQQQQQQQVLLQHEQQQQQALLLQQPLQSHQSTTQHKVEQHQQEFVQQQTVLSGQQDGISVVESQVTTVAQSASQMVTSQISSQLHTPVHIDQHAPNLSAPQTQGPIQQKQGDVTQINGQIPLQTQSLLAPQSIIPSLAQPNTIQLKSPQALPAPLQRQDSAQPQVQAQTYVPNEAQAQMIIHGQNLPAQVMPHQTITPVLCQVPAIPPSSQISSQIQSQVQAPSALLTMQYLQAPQLSQHTIQPMQIDFTQMCLVSPVTVASTITVSSGTVVPATVTTTQQYLRQTGQAQNQVQAQTQPTLQGQQQPGGITIQTVMQPMPLMQPQVSQQYEQQTQQVQQVQQQPVQLQVQAQILSSVQQPPPSHQTAVALDLNQQPSPLPSALHSVVPSHDLPRQPCQTQVRTAALYSHVVAGLPPSPQHQAQSILLAHTRSQTCTQSQTHTHIQKHVQSQAHSHTDIYTETAGTSVQPLYPQVPLQPLQISSSPSHTSLNTTNLSGSQLAPTASEVPVPAEAQLSQAGLTDIVPTYLPPVSASQLPGSNGTALPPNLLADCDPALSGIAQGSPNQSTNRHSLVGSALVSREESQLALVNGKLEKIKTQRRSSYQRPERTTHFQLSMLQVSNTGDNMVECQLETHSNKMVTFKFDMEEDAPEDIADYMVEEDFVLESEKEKFVEDLRAIVKKAQEIFSTQSKTGSTEQLHVSTPSSSTVDSAPQSSPVGRWRFFINQTIRHRDSQSNREASTPSPAGECQGQIEQASDHEDSQQSDSLSGVHFSPCSSLPMSSVPPSTVSVQASGSSVSIPGTDALDSTSSIPPIFHMSPGDAVIQDIAAATQPGSVKGSATTIQATVPNQTSSIHVVGFPVADHVYTFASSKEMNMGSSFGIGSEDAAAIVHSMPEDQKPLSGSLAQSTLSSCTLNHGEQVQQLQQLPHMPTMQKPEILQQGLQSQPLTEAYSVQLPQGNTDQSQMQQQLLLQQQHLLQTKPMATVSQYTAHDKRSSAAEQNIQPCQAEHPASHFHPVQQSILQQIPYQQGQSEPPLEPLGQQSVHLQSHASLEQMQLHGVVQQQAVPLQQETVLHPKALTVQSQQKLETQEPLLHRAQAQSLISNQVPPEETQPLPKLEQVPQPAFLLVQKQLSVQELESELSTGQVTATDDTFSQSAPLQPLSEASLPPLSLSETALPALAHVLSPSPAQPSSVAESDSEGPPKIEFVDNRIKTLDEKLRNLLYQEHSGSGATISTHTPDLAPSSATGAASARGEESSESHTLPPSTFTLPPACSSDTSPHSSSCTTSSTTSRSSSTSSDRERERTGEDCIAQSAPTPATAVEHQPASSFSSTSPPCSLLSPPQETVPGPISPPSESTVLAVPSPSDSAAVDVLQHSFSQQSLAPSARQQQQQQPQHNAGGGYFGLNLTCPSIRNPVSKKSWTRKFKSWACKLRHSTSLFKKPRVQQDENSSSQGMKEDRETPSNTQPCLHRGRFQTH; this is encoded by the exons GATGGGAAGCTGACCAAGGCTGAGCAGCAGCGCTTCAAAGAGGAAGCCGAGATGCTAAAGGGCCTACAGCACCCCAACATCGTGCGCTTCTATGACTTCTGGGAGTCGACTCTCAGAGGAAAGAAGTGCATCGTTCTTGTCACAGAGCTCATGACCTCTGGAACACTAAAAAC GTACCTGAAGCGCTTTAAGGTTATGAAGCCGAAGGTGTTGCGCAGCTGGTGCAGGCAAATCCTGAAAGGCCTACATTTCCTGCATACACGTACACCGCCCATTGTACACCGTGACTTAAAGTGTGACAACATCTTTATCACAGGCCCCACAGGCTCAGTGAAGATTGGAGACCTTGGCCTGGCCACGCTCATGAGGACCTCCTTTGCCAAGAGTGTGATCG GTACCCCAGAGTTCATGGCTCCAGAGATGTATGAGGAACACTATGATGAGTCTGTGGATGTCTACGCCTTTGGCATGTGCATGCTTGAGATGGCTACATCTGAATACCCTTATTCTGAGTGTCAAAATGCTGCCCAGATCTACCGCAAGGTCACCAGT GGGATCAAGCCCGCCAGTTTTGATAAAGTGAACGATCCAGAAATTAAGGAGATTATTGAGGGCTGCATTCGGCAGAACCGAGGCGAGCG GCTTTCCATTAAGGACCTGCTGAACCATGCCTTCTTTGGCGAGGACACAGGTGTGCGAGTGGAGCTGGCAGAAGAGGACACGGGCACTCAGGACTGTCTGGCGCTGCGCATTTGGGTGGAGGAGCCTAAAAAACTAAAGGGCAAGCACAAGGACAATGAGGCCATTGAGTTCAGCTACAACTTGGAGAATGACAGCGCAGAGGAAGTGGCATTAGAGATG GTCAAGTCTGGGTTTTTCCATGAGAGTGACGCAAAGGTTGTGGGAAAGTCTATTCGAGACAGGATAACTCAGATTAAAAAGTCCCGCGCAACACGACAACGGCGTGCCCTAGAGGAGAGGCGGGACTCTGGCCTGGCTTCTGCTTCCCTCACCAccagttttatttcttttccctcCTCCCTGGGTCCTGGGGCTCCTGCTGTTCCTACTGCTGCCTCTGTGGGGGTCACTGGGGGGCACAGGGAGGGCGAGGACCTGCCAGAGGTGGAGCAAAACTCTCGACAACAGATCCCCATCAGCAACGCACAAGGTCCCATAG AAACAGACAATCTCTCTGCAATCAGTGGAGAATCATTTGCGGGTACACAGAGCCAGCCCTATTCATCGGCAGGAGACTCTGGAATCTCTTTTGCTAACACTCAGTCCAGCTATCCCACTGGGACATCT TCACTGTCCCCATATCCCACAGACATAACACAAACAGCACTCCCCCGGCCAGGAGAGGCAGTTACTTCTCATGCTTCTCTTGTACAGACACAGTCATACTTAACCCCCATTTCACCCCAGGCCTCCATTGGCATTCTTTCTGCAGAACCCATAGGATCATCTTTGAGCAACCTGATGCCACAAACTAAACAGACCCAGCATAATGTTCCACCTCTGCCACAGACTGAAATTTTGCCCCAACAAACTGTAGTTCAGACACAACAGATAGTGTTAGATCTGCAGACTACATTGCTgcaacaacaaccaccaccaccaccaccgtcACAACAACAGGCAGTTGCATTACAACAGATGGAGCAAGGCATTTTAATGCAACAGCCTCCTACTTCAGCTGGAATACCACCCCAGCAGATAGAGAATCCACAGTTAGTTTTGCAGGAGCAGCAGCTGCAGTCAAGTGTAACACAGCAGCAATATATACCACACCATCAACAGCAGATTTTGGTGCACCCTCAGCAGATAGACCCACAGCAACAGGTatatacacagcaagctgtgggAATACCtaaaccacagcaatctgtACTTCAACAGCAGGTCCAACAGAAAGCATCCATCCAGCAACATTCAATAGAACATCAGCAGCAGGAACCACAGTTGTTATTGCAACAACACCATCAACAGTTATATGTGCCAAGTCAGGCTGAACCCCAAAAGTCAGCCATGATGCAATCAACTCCTCAGCAGTTACCACTTGCAGAGCAACAACAAGCAGTTCATGGTATACAGCAATTTGAACAGCAGAAACCACACAAAATCTattcacaacaacaacagataGAGCAGCAAGAAATACACattcaaaaacaacagcaaaattcTGCAGTGACACAGCAGAATCCACAGTTGCTGCAGCAAGTACAACAACAGCAGGCTATTTTACAACAGgcagaggagcagcagcagcgacAGACACTATTGCAGCAGCACTTGGAGCAACAAGACGCTCTGTTGCTACAACAGCAAATTCTTTTACACCAACAACAGTTTGAACGGCAGTCTTTATTACAGCAAAATCAACCACAGTTAGAACAAATGAGCATGCTAATACCGCAACAACAGACAGAGCAACAGCCACAACATGTAGAGCAAGAAGCTTTATTGCAAAAGCAGATGGAACAACAGCAAAAGCAAGCTTTTttacagcaacagcagcaacaagtGCAACTCctacaacagcaacagcagttaGAGCAAAAACAGGTTCTTTTGCAAAAGCAGCACCAAATGGATCATCAACAAGgtttacagcagcagcaacacttTGAACAACAGCAGCAGTCTATACTGCGGCACATTTCACAATCTCCACTTACACAATCACAAATGCAGCAACAGTCAGAGCAACAAGCTTTTCAGCCACAGATTGACCAACAGCAGCATATGTTAGTACAACAACAGAGAGAACTACAAATGCAACAGCAGACTCTtgtacaacaccaacaacaaaatACAGAGCCACAGCAGGCACTACCCAAGCGACACCAGGAAAAGGAACAgcaagctttatttttacaAGAGCAACATTTGGACCAGCAAGCAGTTGCTCTTGAGACTGTTCAACAACAGCAGCATGCTCTAATTGAACAGCATGATCAGCAGCAGCGTCAACAGCAAGCTGTATTTTTACAACAGCAACAGTTGAGCCAACAGGTGCCCATTAGGCAACATCACAGTGGACAACAGCAAACTGTTTCTCTTGAGTCtattcagcagcagcagggtCTGCTCAGTCAACAGCAGGATCAGCAGCTTCAACAGCAAGCTTTGTTTTTACAACAGTCAAGCCAACAAGTAGCCCTTGGGCAAAATCACAGTGGACAACAGCAAGCTGTTACTCTTGAGACTGTTCAGCAGCAGGTTCTATTCAAGCAACAGCAGGATCAGCAGCATCTTCAACAGCAAGCTTTGTttgtacaacaacaacaacgacagtcGAACCAACATGTAGCTCCTGGGAAACATCACAGTGGACAACAGCAGGCTGTTGCTTTTGAGATTGTTCAACAGCAAAAGCAGAATCTACCCAAGCAACAGCATGATCAACAGCATGCTTTGTTTTTACAACAGAGACAACAGTTGGACCAACAAGTAGCCCCTGGGCAGCAACACAGTAGGCAACAGCAAGCCATAGGTCTTGAAACTGttcaacaacagcagcagcagcaagttCTACttcagcatgagcagcagcagcagcaagccTTGTTACTACAACAGCCCCTTCAGTCTCACCAAAGCACTACTCAACACAAAGTGGAGCAACACCAGCAAGAATTTGTTCAGCAACAAACTGTTCTCTCTGGGCAGCAAGATGGAATTTCTGTTGTGGAGTCACAGGTAACAACTGTTGCTCAGTCAGCATCACAAATGGTTACCTCCCAAATTTCAAGTCAGTTACACACCCCTGTACACATTGACCAACATGCACCGAATCTGTCAGCACCTCAAACTCAAGGGCCAATACAACAGAAACAAGGTGATGTTACACAAATCAATGGTCAAATACCTTTACAGACCCAAAGTCTCTTAGCACCACAGTCAATAATTCCATCCCTAGCACAGCCTAACACCATCCAGTTGAAGAGTCCTCAAGCACTCCCGGCTCCATTACAGAGGCAGGATTCAGCACAGCCACAAGTACAGGCCCAGACATATGTCCCAAATGAGGCACAGGCTCAAATGATCATACATGGTCAGAATCTTCCAGCTCAAGTTATGCCTCATCAAACCATAACTCCTGTCCTTTGTCAAGTTCCAGCAATACCACCATCATCTCAAATATCGAGCCAAATTCAGTCTCAAGTTCAGGCCCCTTCTGCCTTGCTCACAATGCAGTATCTTCAAGCCCCACAACTCAGCCAACACACCATTCAGCCAATGCAGATTGACTTTACACAAATGTGTCTAGTGTCTCCAGTAACAGTGGCAAGTACAATTACTGTGTCTTCAGGTACTGTAGTTCCTGCTACAGTAACTACCACACAGCAATACTTAAGGCAGACAGGCCAGGCTCAAAATCAAGTCCAAGCACAGACACAGCCTACCCTGCAGGGACAGCAACAGCCAGGTGGCATCACCATTCAGACTGTCATGCAGCCCATGCCCCTTATGCAACCTCAAGTTTCTCAACAGTATGAACAGCAAACACAGCAAGTTCAACAGGTGCAACAGCAGCCAGTACAGCTGCAGGTTCAGGCCCAGATTTTGTCATCTGTTCAGCAACCTCCACCATCCCACCAAACTGCTGTGGCACTAGATCTCAATCAACAGCCATCTCCACTACCATCTGCTTTGCACTCTGTGGTCCCGTCACATGACTTACCAAGGCAACCCTGTCAGACACAAGTTCGGACTGCTGCACTTTACAGTCATGTTGTAGCAGGCCTACCACCTTCCCCACAACACCAGGCTCAGTCAATCTTGCTTGCCCATACTCGCAGCCAGACATGCACTCAGTCACAGACACATACCCACATACAGAAACATGTTCAATCACaggctcactcacacacagacatatacactGAGACTGCAGGCACATCTGTGCAGCCACTGTACCCCCAAGTTCCCCTGCAACCCCTTCAGATATCCTCTAGTCCATCTCATACCTCCCTCAACACTACAAACTTATCAGGCTCCCAGCTTGCTCCCACCGCTTCAGAAGTCCCAGTGCCAGCTGAGGCACAGCTAAGCCAGGCTGGGCTAACTGATATAGTTCCGACTTACCTTCCTCCTGTCAGTGCTTCACAGCTCCCTGGTTCTAATGGCACTGCCCTTCCCCCAAACTTGCTGGCAGACTGTGACCCTGCATTGTCGGGCATTGCACAG GGGAGCCCAAACCAATCTACCAACCGACATTCTTTAGTAGG CTCTGCTCTAGTCAGTAGAGAGGAATCTCAGTTAGCCTTGGTTAATGGAAAGCTGGAGAAAATAAAGACTCAGCGGAGGTCTTCCTACCAACGGCCTGAGAGAACCACTCACTTTCAGCTAAGTATGCTACAG gTGTCAAACACTGGAGACAACATGGTGGAGTGCCAGCTCGAAACTCACAGTAACAAGATGGTCACGTTCAAGTTTGATATGGAGGAAGATGCACCTGAAGATATAGCAGATTACATG GTGGAAGAGGACTTTGTCCTTgaatcagagaaagaaaaatttgtAGAGGACTTGAGGGCTATAGTGAAGAAAGCCCAGGAGATCTTTAGCACTCAGTCAAAG ACTGGGTCCACAGAGCAGCTACATGTAAGCACACCATCAAGTTCAACAG TAGACTCTGCCCCTCAGTCTTCTCCAGTGGGTCGCTGGCGATTTTTCATCAACCAGACCATTCGTCATCGTGACTCCCAGTCCAACCGTGAAGCCTCCACTCCTTCACCAGCAGGCGAGTGCCAGGGCCAGATTGAGCAAG CTTCAGACCATGAGGATTCACAGCAGTCAGACTCTCTGTCTGGAGTACATTTTTCTCCATGTTCCTCACTTCCAATGTCCTCTGTTCCTCCCTCCACTGTGTCTGTCCAAGCCTCGGGTTCTTCTGTCTCTATTCCTGGTACAGATGCCTTGGACTCCACCAGCTCTATTCCACCAATATTTCACATGTCCCCAGGAGATGCAGTCATTCAAGACATAGCAGCTGCCACCCAGCCAGGTTCGGTGAAAGGGTCTGCAACCACTATTCAAGCCACAGTCCCCAACCAAACCTCTTCTATTCATGTTGTAGGCTTTCCTGTGGCTGATCATGTCTATACCTTTGCATCTAGCAAGGAAATGAACATGGGTTCCAGTTTTGGCATAGGTTCTGAAGATGCTGCAGCTATAGTGCACAGCATGCCTGAAGATCAAAAGCCACTGTCTGGCAGTTTGGCTCAGAGCACCCTGTCATCTTGCACGTTAAATCATGGGGAACAAGTGCAGCAACTGCAGCAGTTACCCCACATGCCAACAATGCAGAAACCTGAGATACTCCAGCAAGGCCTGCAATCTCAACCACTCACAGAAGCCTATTCTGTACAGCTTCCACAGGGCAACACTGATCAATCCCAGATGCAGCAGCAGCTTCTGCTACAGCAACAACACTTGCTACAGACTAAGCCAATGGCAACAGTGTCCCAGTACACAGCCCATGACAAACGTTCTTCAGCTGCAGAGCAAAACATACAGCCCTGTCAAGCTGAGCACCCGGCATCTCATTTCCATCCAGTGCAGCAGTCAATTCTACAGCAAATCCCATACCAACAGGGACAGTCGGAACCTCCATTGGAACCACTAGGCCAGCAGAGTGTCCACTTACAGTCTCATGCCAGTCTGGAACAGATGCAGCTGCATGGTGTAGTGCAGCAGCAGGCAGTTCCACTGCAGCAGGAAACAGTGCTGCATCCTAAAGCACTGACCGTACAATCTCAGCAAAAATTAGAAACACAAGAACCCTTACTACATAGAGCACAGGCTCAGTCTTTGATCTCAAATCAGGTCCCTCCTGAGGAAACGCAACCCCTGCCCAAGCTAGAGCAGGTGCCTCAGCCTGCATTTCTGCTTGTGCAGAAGCAGCTCTCTGTCCAGGAGTTGGAATCAGAGCTCTCTACAGGACAGGTCACGGCCACAGATGACACATTCAGCCAGTCTGCTCCTTTGCAACCATTGTCTGAAgcctctctcccccctctctcactctcggaGACAGCTTTGCCAGCTCTGGCTCATGTGCTCTCCCCTTCTCCTGCCCAGCCTTCTTCAGTAGCTGAATCAGACAGTGAGGGCCCCCCAAAAATTGAGTTTGTTGACAACCGTATAAAGACACTGGATGAGAAGCTGAGGAATCTGCTCTATCAGGAGCACAGTGGTAGTGGGGCCACCATCTCCACCCACACTCCTGACCTGGCCCCCTCCTCAGCTACAGGTGCGGCGTCAGCCAGGGGAGAGGAATCATCTGAGTCTCACACATTGCCACCCTCCACCTTCACACTTCCTCCTGCCTGCTCTTCAGACACTTCTCCACATTCCTCCTCCTgcaccacctcctccaccacctctcgctcttcctccacctcatcagacagagaaagggagagaacaGGAGAAGACTGCATCGCCCAGAGTGCTCCAACCCCCGCCACTGCTGTGGAGCACCAACCTGCCTCATCCTTCTCCTCCACTTCCCCACcttgctccctcctttctcctCCACAGGAGACTGTGCCTGGACCTATATCTCCACCCAGTGAATCTACAGTCCTT GCTGTCCCTTCCCCTTCTGACAGTGCCGCCGTAGATGTCCTCCAGCATTCCTTCTCCCAGCAATCCCTTGCACCATCAgccagacagcagcagcagcagcagccacaGCACAATGCAGGAGGTGGATATTTTGGCCTAAACCTGACTTGTCCTAGTATCAGAAATCCTGTTAGCAAGAAATCCTGGACTCGAAAATTCAAAAGCTGGGCGTGCAAACTGCGCCACTCCACCAGCTTGTTCAAGAAGCCCAGAGTCCAGCAAG ATGAGAATTCTAGCAGTCAGGGAATGAAAGAGGACAGAGAGACTCCTTCAAATACCCAACCATGTTTGCACAGAGGACGTTTCCAG ACACATTAA